A window of Pseudomonas denitrificans (nom. rej.) genomic DNA:
GGCCTGCGGGAACCGCCTCTCCACCTCGTCGTCTGATGCCCCGGCGGCGGGCCGCGCGGGGGTGCGCTGTGCTACTCTGCCGCCCATTCGAAGTGCCTTCAAAGGCTTGATTGCAGGAGTCTGCATGCATATCCACATCCTCGGCATCTGCGGCACCTTCATGGGGTCGCTGGCCGTCCTGGCCAAGGAACTGGGCCACCGCGTGACCGGCTCCGACGCCAACGTCTACCCGCCCATGAGTACCCAGCTGCAAGCCCAGGGCATCGAGCTGATGCAGGGCTACGACCCTGCGCACCTGGAGCCGGCACCGGACCTGGTAGTGGTCGGCAACGCGCTGTCGCGCGGCAACCCGGCAGTGGAGTACGTGCTGAACAAGGGCCTGCCCTATGTCTCCGGCCCGCAGTGGCTGGCCGACCACGTGCTGCAGGGCCGCTGGGTCCTGGCGGCCGCCGGCACCCACGGCAAGACCACCACCAGCAGCATGCTGGCCTGGGTCCTGGAGCACGCCGGCATGAGCCCGGGCTTCCTGATCGGCGGCGTGCCGCAGAACTTCGGGGTCTCCGCGCGCCTGGGCGGCACCCCGTTCTTCGTGGTCGAGGCCGACGAGTACGACAGCGCCTTCTTCGACAAGCGCTCCAAGTTCGTCCACTACCACCCGCGCACGGCGATCCTGAACAACCTGGAGTTCGACCACGCGGACATCTTCCCCGACCTCGCGGCCATCGAGCGGCAGTTCCACCACCTGGTGCGGACCATCCCCGGCGAAGGCCTGGTCATCCACCCGACGTCCGAGACCGCACTCAAGCGCGTGATCGACATGGGCTGCTGGACGCCGGTGCAGACCACCGGCGAAGGCGGCCAGTGGCAGGCGCGCCTGCTCAGCGAAGACGGCTCGCACTTCGAGGTGCTGTTCGACGGCAAGGCCCAGGGCACCGTGGACTGGGAACTGACCGGCCAGCACAACGTTGCCAACGCCCTGGCTTGCCTCGCGGCGGCCCGCCATGTCGGCGTGGTGCCGGAGCTGGGTTGCGCCGCGCTGTCGGCCTTCAAGAGCGTCAAGCGGCGCATGGAGAAGGTCGCGGAAGTGCAGGGCGTGACCATCTATGACGACTTCGCCCACCACCCGACTGCCATTGCCACCACCCTCGACGGCCTGCGCAAGCGCGTCGGCGATGCCAAGGTGATCGCCGTGGTCGAACCGCGCTCCAACTCCATGAAGCTCGGTGCCCACCGCGACGGCTTGCCGGAGTCCGTGGTGCAGGCCGACAACGTGTTCTGGTACGCGCCGCCGAACCTCGGCTGGGACCTGGCGGCCACCGTCGCCAGTTCCACCGTGCCCACGCAAGTGTGCGATTCGCTGGAAGCCATCATCGAGGGCGTGAAGGCCATCGCCACGCCGGGCACCCAGGTAGTGGTCATGAGCAACGGCGGATTCGGTGGCCTGCACGGCAAGCTGGCCAAGGCGCTGGAGGGCTGAACATGGCCGGAGCCGAACGCGTCACCCTCGCCATGACCGGCGCCTCGGGCGCCCAGTACGGCCTGCGTCTGCTCGACTGCCTGGTGCAGGAAGACCGCGAGGTGCACTTCCTGATCTCCAAGGCCGCGCAACTGGTGGTGGCCACCGAGACCGACGTGACCCTGCCGAGCAAGCCGCAGGCGATGCAGGCTTTCCTGAGTGAATACACCGGCGCCGCGCCGGGGCAGATTCGCGTCTACGGCAAGGAAGACTGGATGGCCCCGGTGGCCTCCGGTTCCGGCGCGCCGAGTGCGATGGTGGTGGTGCCCTGCTCGACGGGGACGCTCTCGGCGATTGCCACGGGCGCCTGCAACAACCTCATCGAACGCGCCGCCGACGTGGCGCTGAAGGAGCGCCGCCAGCTGATCCTGGTGCCGCGCGAGGCGCCGTTCTCCAGCATCCACCTGGAGAACATGCTCAAGCTGTCCAACCTGGGCGCGGTGATCCTGCCGGCCGCTCCGGGCTTCTATCACCAGCCGCAGACGGTCGACGACCTGATCGACTTCGTCGTCGCGCGCATCCTCAACCAACTGGGTATTCCCCAGGACATGCTGCCGCGCTGGGGCGAACACCATCTTGTCAGCGACGAATAAGCTCCTCGCCGCCCTGTTGCTGTTGCAACTGGGCGGTTGCGCCACCGTGAAGACCCTCAACGACAGCCGCCCCGGCGATCCGCTGATCTATGCCGGCACCCGGCTGGACTGGTATTCGCTCAATGGCGGCTGCTGCCCGAAGGACCACTTCGGCACCGACGCGCCGGCCTACCCCGGTCTCGACCTGCCCGGCAGCGCGCTGCTGGATACCTTGCTGCTGCCGCTGTCGATTGCCGCAGAGCTGGGCGTCGGCCTGCAGGTGTGGGGCGGGAACTGATCCGCTACTGCTGAACGTCAAGGGATACCCCTACGCAGGATGGTGTGGAGCGAAGCGATACCCATCAATAGTGGCAATGCCCGCATGGGTATCGCTCCGCTCCACCCATCCTACGAGAGCATGCGTATCCAGGGCTGTCCCGCGCAGAACGGTGGGCTTGCCTGTAGGAACGGGCCGCGCCCGCGACCGCGGACAAAGTCCGCGTTCACTTGAGCGCACATTGCGACCGGGTGGATGGACACTCTCTGCAAGGGCGCCTGCCGGCGCCTTCGCGGGCATGGCTCGCTCCTGCAGGGTGTTCCACTGGACGGCGGGTTACTTGCCCAGCTTGCGCAGTTCGTCCGACTCGACGACGCGCACGCCCTTGCCCGGTTCCAGGGCCAGGCGCCACAGCGCACGGGCCAGGGCGATGGCTTCGATGCCGTGGAGCTTGCCCGGCAGGATGCGCGAGAACGGCGCGGCGAGCAGTTCGGCCAAGCGGACTTCCTCGCGCTGCCCCAGCAGCAGCGACGGCCGCGCGATGGTCAATTGCTGCCAGCCTTGCCGGCGCAGCGCATCTTCCAGTTCGCCCTTGGTCCGGCTGTAGAAGATCGATGACTTGCTGTCCGCGCCCAGCGCGCTGACCACGATGTAGTGCCGGGCGCCCAGGGCCAGGCCGCGCTCGCCCAGGGCCAGCGGCAGGTCGAAATCGACGCTGCGGAAGGCCTCTTCGGAGCCCGCTTCCTTGAGTGTGGTGCCCAGGCAGCAGAATAGGGTGTCCACCGGCGTGGTCAGGTGCGGGATGAGCTCAGCCAGCGGGCCGATGGGATTGTCCAGGCGTGGGTGCTCCGCCAGCTTCCTTCGGGCCGGGGCGATGACGCGCTTGACCGTGGGCTCGTTGAGCATGCGGTCGAGCAGATGCTCACCGGTCAGGCCGGTGGCGCCAGCTAGCAGGATATTCGTCGGTTTCGAGTACATCTGTGTTTCCCCTCTGACACACCTTCCAGCTTAGTTCTCGCCCTGTCCTTTTGCCTGCGCATCGTTGCTGCCGAGCGCCAGGGCTCCGTGCGTCTGTTGCGCACGCAGGGCCTGCCAGCGAGTAATGACCGCATCCGGCGCCCAGAGTTGCGGTTCCGATGGCTCGAACTCTTCCTCCTTCTCGCGCTTGGCCACGGTGGCGCTGGCCAGCTTGAACGCCTGCCTGAGGTCGTCGGTCTGCTGGAAGGCCTTGGCAAAGAGCGCATCGCCGAAGTAGGTGAAGTCGGCCTCCTCGGAGCAACCGAAGGACACCCGGTCGCTGCGCGCGGCGGTCATGATCAGGGTCTTGTCGTCCTTGAGCGCGGGGATGAAGCCGCCGCTGTAGCAGGCGGAGATCACCAGCACCTTGGTGCGGTCCTTGAGCGGAGCGAGCAGGTTGGCCAGTTCGCTGGCCGGCAGGTCGTCGAGTTTCAGGCCGGGCATGTCCAGCACCAGCTGGTGGTCATGGGAGCCGTGGCTGGTCAGGTAGATGAACACCAGGTCTTCCGGGCCGCTGCGCTGCGCGATGGTGCGCAGGGTGCGGGCGAGGGTTTCGCGGGTGGCCATGGGACGGTCGGCGAGGTGATCGCGGTGGTTCACCAGGCGCACCACGCCGCGCGCACCAAAGCGATCACCGAGCAGGTTGGCGACGTAGTCGGCCTCGCGCAGGAACACGCTCTGCTTGCCGTCGCCGCCCAGGCTGACGCCGTAGAGCTCGATTGCCGGGGTGGACTGCGGGACGGCGGCCAGGGCTTTCTCCAGCATGGCGCCCTGTTCCAGCAAGCCGACTTCCAGCGGATTGGGCAGTGTTTTGCCGGCGGCGTCCTGGCGCAACTGGCCGGCGCTCCAGGTGCCTTTCTGCACGCTGCCGTCATGGCGGGTGAGGGTGCCGGCGCCGGAGTACTCGCCACGGGCGAAGCCGCCGCTGTAGGTCTGGCCGTCGGCCCTGGTCAGGGTGCCCTGGCCGTCGAAGCGCCAGAAACGGAAGTCGCCCTTGTAGCGGCTGCCATCGGCGCCGATGAACTCGCCCGGCCCGCTCAGCGCGCCGGCCTTGAAGCGACCGAACCAGACATCGCCGTCAGCGTTCTGGAAGCGTCCGGTGCCGTCGAACTGGTCGTTGCGGAACTCGCCGGCGTACTGGTCGCCCGCATCGTCGCGGAAGATGCCCTTGCCTTCGAGCACGCCGTTCTTGAACGGGCCGCTGTACTGGTTGCCGAGGCTGTCGCGGCGGGCCCCTTCACCGTTGGCTTCGCCACGGGAGAAGGCGCCCTGGTGGTGGGTGCCATCGGCTTGTTCGAGGCTGCCCAGGCCCTCGTAGCGACCCTTGCGGAAGCCGCCGCTGTAGGTGGTGCCGCCCTGGGAAATCCGCCCTTCGCCGTCGAACTCGCCGCGCTTGAACTGGCCCTCGTAGAAGCTGCCGTCGGCGTACTGCAGGCGGCCACGCCCTTCGAACAGGCCGTCGCGGAACTCGCCTTCATAGCTCGTGCCGTTGCCGTCGTTCCACTTGCCCTGGCCGCTCTGCAGGCCCTTGTCGAAGCCGCCCTCGTACCAGGCGCCGTTGCTGTAATCCAGCCGCCCGGGCCCTTGCAACTGGCCGTTCACCAGCTCGCCACGGTAGCGCGCGCCGTCGGGCAGGCGGGCGTCCGGTGGTGTCAGCGGTTCGCCTTCGCCGCAGGCAGTCAGGAGCAGGGCAAGGCTCAAGGGCAGGAGTTGGCGTGGCATCGGGACTCTCGAATCGACGGTGGGGCGCAGAGTGAGTGTGACGTAAAAAAGCCCGCGGACGCGGGCTTTTTTCTCAGCGCTGTGCCAGAGCCGTCAGACGAAGCACAGGCTCAGCGATTCGGCGATGTAGGCCGGCTTGGGCAGGCCTTCGATCTCCAGGGTGCAGCGGGCCTTGATCAGCCACTGGCCGGGGTTCTTCTCGGTGATGTCGGTGATGGTCACCTGCAGGCGCACGCGCGAATCCACCGGTACCGGCTGGATGAAGCGCACGCTGTCGAGACCGTAGTTGACCACCATCTTGGGGTTCTCCGGCAGGACCAGCAGGCCCTCGCAGAGCTTGGGGATCAGCGACAGCGACAGGAAGCCGTGGGCGATGGTGCCGCCGAAGGGCGTCTTCTTCGCCTTTTCCGGGTCGACGTGGATGAACTGGTGGTCCTCGGTGCACTCGGCGAACTGGTTGATGCGCTGTTGATCGACGGTGATCCACTGCGAATGGCCCAGGTCCTTGCCGATGTAGTCCTTCAGTGCGCTTACGGGTACGAATGCCATGTTTCCTCCGGGGATATCGTTGTTCTTCTAATGCGGCCTGCGTAAGAGTCCGACAACAGATCAGCATGGGGTCCGCGGCCGGTCAAGCCGCAGCGGCATTCATGCTTTGGGCGAATGCCGAGCCATAGCGGTCGCCGGGCGGGCATAATGGCGGCTCCTTGCGCTGGAGATGTTCCCTGATGTTGCTACGCGGCCTGACCTGGCTGGTGCTGTTCCAACTGCTCGGCACGGGCCTGAATGCTCTCATCCTGCACATGATTCCCGGCCCATCATTGGGCTGGTGCTGCTGTTCGCCTTCCTGGTGTGGAACGGCGAGGTGAGCAAGCCGGTGAACGAGGCGGCCGCCTCGCTGCTGCGCTACCTGCCGTTGCTGCTGGTGCCGGCGGCGGTGGGCGTGATGGCCTACGCGAAGCAGATCGCCGCGGACTTCTGGGCCATCGCCGGCGCCCTGGCGCTGTCGCTGCTGGTGTCCTTCGTGTTCGCCGGCTGGCTGATGCAGAAGCTCATCGACCGACAGCGCAAGCAGAAGGAGGGCGCGTGATGTTCGACTGGCAAGGCGCGCTGAACTCCGTCATCCACCATCCGCTGTTCTGCGTCGGCGTCACCCTGGGTGCCTACCAGCTGGCCCTGGCCGCCTACGAGCGCACGCGCTGGGTGTTCCTGCAGCCGGTGCTGGTGTCGATGCTGATGGTCATCGCGGTACTGCTGGCCTGCGGCATCGACTACGCGGAATACAGCAACAGCGCCAAGGTGCTGACCATCCTGCTCGGTCCCGCTACCGTCGCGCTGGCGGTGCCGCTGTTCCTCAACCTCAAGCGCATCCGCCAGCTGTTCTGGCCGACGCTGATCACCCTGCTGGTCGGCGGCCTGTTCGCCACCGCACTGGGCATCGGCCTGGGCTGGCTGTTCGGCGTCGACCACGAGCTGCTGATGAGCCTGGCGCCCAAGTCGGTGACCTCACCGATCGCCATGCTGGTGGCCAGCCAGATCGGCGGCGTGGCGGCCCTGGCGGCGGTGTTCGTGCTGATCACCGGCGTGCTCGGCGCCATCCTCGGCCCGGAGCTGCTGCGCCGCTGCGGTGTGCATCACCCGGCTGCGCAGGGTATGGCGCTGGGCATGACTGCCCACGCCGTGGGCACCTCCCGCGCCCTGCAGGAGGGCGAGGAATGCGGAGCCTTCGCCGCCCTGGCCATGAGCCTGATGGGCGTGGCCACCGCTGTGCTGCTACCGTTGGCGGTAGCGCTGATCGCCTGACGAATCGACGGAGTGTCCATGAGTTTCCCGCTGTTCCCCCTCAACACCGTGCTGTTTCCCGGCTGCCGCCTCGACCTGCAGATCTTCGAGGCGCGTTACCTGGACATGATCGGCCGCTGCATGAAGCAGAACGGCGGATTCGGCGTGGTGGCCATCGTCGAGGGTGAGGAGGTCGGCGATGCGCCGGAGCGTTACAGCCTGGTCGGCTGCGAGGCGCATATCCGTGACTGGCAGCAACGCCCCAACGGCCTGCTGGGCATCCGTGTCGAAGGTGGGCGGCGCTTCCGCGTGCTCTCCGCCAACGTGCAGACGGACCAGTTGACGGTGGCCGAAGTGGAGTGGCTGGACGAGCAACCCGACCAGCCGCTGACCAAGGAGCATGACGACCTCGCCGCGCTGCTCGAGGCGCTGTCCATGCACCCGATGGTTTCCGCGCTGGAGATGGGCGGGGAGGTCAACGGCCAGCAGGCACTGGCCTGCCAGCTCGCCTACCTGCTGCCCTTCGAACGCGACCAGAAGCAGGTGCTGCTGGAGATGGACGACCCCACCGTGCGCCTGGCGCGCATCCAGGTACTGCTGGAGCAGTTGCAGGGCGACTTCGTCGCCTGACACGCTGGCTCACCCTGCACTCCGCCGCACACTGTAGGAGCGGGCCATGCCCGCGAAGGCGCCGACAGGCGCCGTTGCCGGGAATGCCCATTCAACCCGTCGGTGCGGTGTGATCATGGAAACGCGGACCTTGTCCGCGATCGCGGGCATGGCCCGCTCCTACAGGGATACATCGGCGCGCCGATTGGTCCGCAGAAGCACAAGGCCCGCGAATGCGGGCCTGGTGTTTTTACGGATAGGGCCAGCGATCAGAACGAATCGCCCGGCACCCGTACCCAGCCTTCCATCAGGATGCGCGAGCTGCGGCTCATGATGGCCTTGGTCACGGTCCATTCGCCGTTTACCTGCTTGGCCTCGGCGCCCACGCGCAGGGTGCCGGAGGGGTGGCCGAAGCGTACCGCGCTGCGCTCGCCACCGCCGGCGGCGAGGTTCACCAGGGTGCCGGGGATGGCCGCGGCGGTGCCGATGGCCACGGCGGCGGTGCCCATCATGGCGTGGTGCAGCTTGCCCATGGACAGCGCGCGCACCAGCAGGTCGACGTCGCCGGCCTGGACTTCCTTGCCGCTGGAGGTGACGTAGTTCTTCGCCGGGGCGACGAAGGCGATCTTCGGCGTGTGCTGGCGGGTCGCGGCTTCTTCCGGGGTCTTGATCAGGCCCATGCGCAGAGCGCCGGCGATGCGGAATCTCTCGAAGCGCGCGAGTTGCTCGGGGTCGCCATTGATCGCTTCGCGCAGTTCGGCGCCGGTGTAGCCGATGTCCTGGGCGTTGACGAAAATGGTCGGGATGCCGGCGGTGATCATGGTCGCCTTGAAGGTACCGATGCCGGGGACTTCCAGGTCGTCCACCAGATTGCCGGTGGGGAACATGGCACCGCCGTCTTCACCATCGTCGGACGGGTCGAGGAACTCCAGCACGATTTCGGCGGCGGGGAAGGTCACGCCGTCCAGCTCGAAGTCGCCGGTCTCCTGCACCTGGCCGTTGGTGACGGGCACGTGGGCGATGATGGTCTTCTGGATATTCGCTTGCCAGATGCGCACTACGCAGGTGCCGTTGTCCGGGATGCGCGACGGGTCGACCAGGCCGGCGTGGATGGCGAAGGAGCCGGCGGCGGTGGAGAGGTTGCCGCAGTTGCCGCTCCAGTCGACGAAGGCCTTGTCGATGGAAATCTGCCCGTAGAGGTAGTCGACGTCGTGGTCCGGCTGGGTGCTTTTCGACAGGATCACGCACTTGCTGGTGCTGGAGGTCGCGCCGCCCATGCCGTCGATGTGCGCGCTGTACGGATCGGGGCTGCCGATCACGCGCATGAACAGCTGGTCGCGGGCCGCGCCGGGCACCTGGCAGCGCTCGGGCAGGTCCTGCAGGCGGAAGAACACGCCCTTGCTGGTGCCGCCGCGGATGTAGGTGGCGGGGATCTTCACTTGGGGTACGTGGGGC
This region includes:
- the mpl gene encoding UDP-N-acetylmuramate:L-alanyl-gamma-D-glutamyl-meso-diaminopimelate ligase, whose amino-acid sequence is MHIHILGICGTFMGSLAVLAKELGHRVTGSDANVYPPMSTQLQAQGIELMQGYDPAHLEPAPDLVVVGNALSRGNPAVEYVLNKGLPYVSGPQWLADHVLQGRWVLAAAGTHGKTTTSSMLAWVLEHAGMSPGFLIGGVPQNFGVSARLGGTPFFVVEADEYDSAFFDKRSKFVHYHPRTAILNNLEFDHADIFPDLAAIERQFHHLVRTIPGEGLVIHPTSETALKRVIDMGCWTPVQTTGEGGQWQARLLSEDGSHFEVLFDGKAQGTVDWELTGQHNVANALACLAAARHVGVVPELGCAALSAFKSVKRRMEKVAEVQGVTIYDDFAHHPTAIATTLDGLRKRVGDAKVIAVVEPRSNSMKLGAHRDGLPESVVQADNVFWYAPPNLGWDLAATVASSTVPTQVCDSLEAIIEGVKAIATPGTQVVVMSNGGFGGLHGKLAKALEG
- the ubiX gene encoding flavin prenyltransferase UbiX, with protein sequence MAGAERVTLAMTGASGAQYGLRLLDCLVQEDREVHFLISKAAQLVVATETDVTLPSKPQAMQAFLSEYTGAAPGQIRVYGKEDWMAPVASGSGAPSAMVVVPCSTGTLSAIATGACNNLIERAADVALKERRQLILVPREAPFSSIHLENMLKLSNLGAVILPAAPGFYHQPQTVDDLIDFVVARILNQLGIPQDMLPRWGEHHLVSDE
- a CDS encoding YceK/YidQ family lipoprotein; this translates as MSATNKLLAALLLLQLGGCATVKTLNDSRPGDPLIYAGTRLDWYSLNGGCCPKDHFGTDAPAYPGLDLPGSALLDTLLLPLSIAAELGVGLQVWGGN
- a CDS encoding oxidoreductase, with product MYSKPTNILLAGATGLTGEHLLDRMLNEPTVKRVIAPARRKLAEHPRLDNPIGPLAELIPHLTTPVDTLFCCLGTTLKEAGSEEAFRSVDFDLPLALGERGLALGARHYIVVSALGADSKSSIFYSRTKGELEDALRRQGWQQLTIARPSLLLGQREEVRLAELLAAPFSRILPGKLHGIEAIALARALWRLALEPGKGVRVVESDELRKLGK
- a CDS encoding C13 family peptidase, producing MPRQLLPLSLALLLTACGEGEPLTPPDARLPDGARYRGELVNGQLQGPGRLDYSNGAWYEGGFDKGLQSGQGKWNDGNGTSYEGEFRDGLFEGRGRLQYADGSFYEGQFKRGEFDGEGRISQGGTTYSGGFRKGRYEGLGSLEQADGTHHQGAFSRGEANGEGARRDSLGNQYSGPFKNGVLEGKGIFRDDAGDQYAGEFRNDQFDGTGRFQNADGDVWFGRFKAGALSGPGEFIGADGSRYKGDFRFWRFDGQGTLTRADGQTYSGGFARGEYSGAGTLTRHDGSVQKGTWSAGQLRQDAAGKTLPNPLEVGLLEQGAMLEKALAAVPQSTPAIELYGVSLGGDGKQSVFLREADYVANLLGDRFGARGVVRLVNHRDHLADRPMATRETLARTLRTIAQRSGPEDLVFIYLTSHGSHDHQLVLDMPGLKLDDLPASELANLLAPLKDRTKVLVISACYSGGFIPALKDDKTLIMTAARSDRVSFGCSEEADFTYFGDALFAKAFQQTDDLRQAFKLASATVAKREKEEEFEPSEPQLWAPDAVITRWQALRAQQTHGALALGSNDAQAKGQGEN
- a CDS encoding MaoC family dehydratase produces the protein MAFVPVSALKDYIGKDLGHSQWITVDQQRINQFAECTEDHQFIHVDPEKAKKTPFGGTIAHGFLSLSLIPKLCEGLLVLPENPKMVVNYGLDSVRFIQPVPVDSRVRLQVTITDITEKNPGQWLIKARCTLEIEGLPKPAYIAESLSLCFV
- a CDS encoding LrgB family protein, translating into MFDWQGALNSVIHHPLFCVGVTLGAYQLALAAYERTRWVFLQPVLVSMLMVIAVLLACGIDYAEYSNSAKVLTILLGPATVALAVPLFLNLKRIRQLFWPTLITLLVGGLFATALGIGLGWLFGVDHELLMSLAPKSVTSPIAMLVASQIGGVAALAAVFVLITGVLGAILGPELLRRCGVHHPAAQGMALGMTAHAVGTSRALQEGEECGAFAALAMSLMGVATAVLLPLAVALIA
- a CDS encoding LON peptidase substrate-binding domain-containing protein, with product MSFPLFPLNTVLFPGCRLDLQIFEARYLDMIGRCMKQNGGFGVVAIVEGEEVGDAPERYSLVGCEAHIRDWQQRPNGLLGIRVEGGRRFRVLSANVQTDQLTVAEVEWLDEQPDQPLTKEHDDLAALLEALSMHPMVSALEMGGEVNGQQALACQLAYLLPFERDQKQVLLEMDDPTVRLARIQVLLEQLQGDFVA
- the prpF gene encoding 2-methylaconitate cis-trans isomerase PrpF → MPHVPQVKIPATYIRGGTSKGVFFRLQDLPERCQVPGAARDQLFMRVIGSPDPYSAHIDGMGGATSSTSKCVILSKSTQPDHDVDYLYGQISIDKAFVDWSGNCGNLSTAAGSFAIHAGLVDPSRIPDNGTCVVRIWQANIQKTIIAHVPVTNGQVQETGDFELDGVTFPAAEIVLEFLDPSDDGEDGGAMFPTGNLVDDLEVPGIGTFKATMITAGIPTIFVNAQDIGYTGAELREAINGDPEQLARFERFRIAGALRMGLIKTPEEAATRQHTPKIAFVAPAKNYVTSSGKEVQAGDVDLLVRALSMGKLHHAMMGTAAVAIGTAAAIPGTLVNLAAGGGERSAVRFGHPSGTLRVGAEAKQVNGEWTVTKAIMSRSSRILMEGWVRVPGDSF